The following are encoded together in the Anopheles nili chromosome 3, idAnoNiliSN_F5_01, whole genome shotgun sequence genome:
- the LOC128726080 gene encoding transmembrane protein 43 homolog, with the protein MRFTEVVMSCWLITLFGVVLLLAGSIVLIWNEGRTIRILLSLDEALNDAITVSAESPYEKQFEGRLIHLNGALSTGEPLTEPDYNIQVQAVKLKRRVQMYQWVEESVENRFGESVATVETADRSYFYTREWRDELVDSRGFYLRSEYHNPTAFPIESTVHLSEHVHVGHYELGEVAKERFKTFQEVTSDTRPEDPSVRLHAGLYYHCNDIWNPEIGDVRIQFAYAGLEGSYVTVVGKLLNGKIVPYESTHSRKVLLLEPGEHNLSEIFRFEHHQQRLATWGIRFIGWVLLFFSAICCTTIMQHLVREHRFLRIFFPDANFSLSTNIMTSLSVALVIVSVAWIVHRPWLGGGLLFAAVSPFLYCARSIMGGYQRMD; encoded by the exons ATGAGATTTACTGAGGTTGTGATGTCATGTTGGCTCATTACGCTGTTCGGAGTAGTCCTCCTGCTCGCCGGATCGATCGTTCTCATATGGAACGAG GGCCGTACGATACGCATCCTGCTTTCGTTGGACGAAGCCCTAAACGATGCCATAACCGTCAGTGCAGAGAGTCCCTACGAAAAGCAGTTCGAAGGACGATTGATACATCTGAATGGCGCGCTGTCGACGGGAGAACCGCTCACCGAACCCGATTACAACATTCAAGTGCAAGCGGTGAAACTGAAAAGACGCGTACAGATGTACCAGTGGGTCGAAGAATCCGT AGAAAACCGCTTTGGAGAATCGGTTGCCACCGTGGAAACGGCGGATCGCTCTTACTTCTACACCCGAGAGTGGCGTGATGAATTGGTTGACTCCCGTGGGTTCTACCTGCGCTCGGAATACCACAATCCGACGGCATTTCCGATCGAGTCAACGGTTCACCTATCCGAGCATGTCCACGTTGGCCACTACGAGCTCGGGGAAGTCGCCAAGGAAAGGTTTAAGACGTTCCAAGAGGTGACCTCCGACACGCGTCCCGAAGATCCTTCGGTGAGGCTACACGCAGGACTCTATTATCACTGCAACGACATCTGGAATCCGGAGATTGGCGACGTTCGGATACAGTTTGCGTACGCCGGGCTCGAAGGATCGTATGTGACCGTCGTGGGAAAGCTGCTGAACGGAAAGATAGTCCCGTACGAATCGACGCACTCTCGAAAAGTGCTGCTACTCGAGCCAGGCGAACACAACCTGAGCGAAATCttccgtttcgaacatcaCCAGCAACGCCTGGCCACGTGGGGCATTCGTTTCATCGGATGGGTGTTGCTATTTTTCTCCGCCATCTGCTGCACAACAATCATGCAGCATCTCGTGCGGGAGCATCGTTTTTTGAGGATTTTCTTCCCCGATGCGAACTTTTCGCTTTCGACCAATATCATGACGTCGCTGTCCGTGGCGTTGGTAATTGTGTCAGTGGCGTGGATCGTGCATCGGCCTTGGCTGGGAGGCGGGCTGCTTTTCGCGGCCGTATCGCCATTTTTATACTGCGCCCGTAGCATAATGGGCGGTTATCAACGGATGGACTGA